The genome window GATATTTCATGTATACCGTGAATATTTCCACCACGAAGCGAGGAAATACCTATTTCTTTTTCGCTTGCAATCGTTTCAGCAAGCATAATAGCAGTTCCTGAGGGTGAATCTTTTTTATTACGGTGATGGGTTTCTAGAATTTCAATATCGTAATCATCTAGTATTTTTGTTGTCTTTCTTGCTAAATAGCTGAGCAAATTAGCTCCGATACTCATATTTGCAGAATATAAAATAGGTAAAGTTTGAGCTGCTTTTTGTAAAAGCTTAAAATGTTGAGGTTGAAGTCCTGTGGTTCCGATTACTAATTTTGTATTATGTTTTAATGCATAATTAATTAATTTTTCTAATATTTCAGGAGTAGAAAAATCGATAATTACATCAGAATTTTTACAAAAATTATCTAAATCATCTAAATTATTAGTACTATTAAATTTTGCTGAAATTTTACAATTTTCAAATTCGTCTATTCTTTCAGCAATAGCTTTTCCCATTTTACCGGTAGCACCACTAAGACCTATATTAATCATGTTTGATTTATTGTAAATTTGTATAAGATTTATGAAAATATAATAGAGGTTTTAAGTCATTTTTAATAGCAGTATTTATTACTTCGCCAATAAATATAACATGGTCACCGGCATCATAAGAAGCATATTTATTACATTCTATATGACAAGTTGCCCCGTTTATTAAAGGACAATCGGTTTTATTGCCAAGCTCATAAGCAATTTTTGTAAATTTATTAGGTTGTGATTTAGCAAAATGTTTTGAGATATCAATTTGATTCTCTGCTAAAATACTAACTGCAAACTTATCACTTTTTTGAAAACTGTTTATACTAAAAGAGTTTTTATTAAGGCAAAATAATATTAACGGCGGTTTTAAAGATACAGAAGTAAGAGAACTAGCAGTAAAGCCAAAAAGCTCGTTATTACAATTTGTTGTTATAATAGTCACTCCCTGAGGGAATCGACTCATAGTATCTTTAAATTGACTTTCTGTTACTGTCCCAGCCATTTTTTCATAATTTTGTTAATAGTTCCGTCTTTTTTTAATGAATCGATTGCCTCATTAATTTCATTAATTAGCCCTGAGTTTTTAGACATACCTATAGCAAAATCTGATGAAAATTCTTCTAAAGTACTGCTTTCTAAATTTGAATTATTTTCTTTTAATTTTTTGCCTTGAAATTCCTCAGAAATAATAGCATCTATGACTCTGGCTTTTAATTCTTCAACTAACATTAAATGATTTGCTAAAGAATGAACTTTAATATTCATTGTCTGTGATAGGTCTTGTGCTTTTTTTTCTAAAACACTACCGAGCTGTACTCCTACTATTTTATTCTCTAGATCTTTGCTATTTTGTATATTATCGCCTGTTCTATATATTATGGCAAATCTTGCAGTAGCGTAATTATCGGAAAAGCTGATATATTCGGAACGCTCCGGTGTTACGGAAAGCTCCGCCACCGCAACATCAATATTTTCGCTAACCAAAGCTGCAAGTAAACCGTTAAAGTCGAAGTTTTTTATGATAACTTTTTTATTTAGACGTTCACTTATTGCTTTTATGATATCAATATCAATCCCAACAATCTCTCCATCTTGAATGAATTCATAAGGAGGATTATCTGCGGCAGTACCGACTATTAAAGTTTTTTCCGTTTCTTTTTTTTCACAAGAAACTAATAAAAAAGATAGTAAAAATATTTTTAGAAATTTCATAAAAATAATGTTTTAAGTTTGAGTATATCTTGTATTACCTGTAGCTTGTACTTGCATTATTATGGATCATTTTATGTC of Rickettsia tillamookensis contains these proteins:
- the dapB gene encoding 4-hydroxy-tetrahydrodipicolinate reductase, producing MINIGLSGATGKMGKAIAERIDEFENCKISAKFNSTNNLDDLDNFCKNSDVIIDFSTPEILEKLINYALKHNTKLVIGTTGLQPQHFKLLQKAAQTLPILYSANMSIGANLLSYLARKTTKILDDYDIEILETHHRNKKDSPSGTAIMLAETIASEKEIGISSLRGGNIHGIHEISFLGEDEIITLKHEALNKNSFVIGAIKAAIWLQDKSPALYSMQDIYNYSLKKQL
- a CDS encoding flavin reductase family protein, which codes for MAGTVTESQFKDTMSRFPQGVTIITTNCNNELFGFTASSLTSVSLKPPLILFCLNKNSFSINSFQKSDKFAVSILAENQIDISKHFAKSQPNKFTKIAYELGNKTDCPLINGATCHIECNKYASYDAGDHVIFIGEVINTAIKNDLKPLLYFHKSYTNLQ
- a CDS encoding ABC transporter substrate-binding protein — encoded protein: MKFLKIFLLSFLLVSCEKKETEKTLIVGTAADNPPYEFIQDGEIVGIDIDIIKAISERLNKKVIIKNFDFNGLLAALVSENIDVAVAELSVTPERSEYISFSDNYATARFAIIYRTGDNIQNSKDLENKIVGVQLGSVLEKKAQDLSQTMNIKVHSLANHLMLVEELKARVIDAIISEEFQGKKLKENNSNLESSTLEEFSSDFAIGMSKNSGLINEINEAIDSLKKDGTINKIMKKWLGQ